In Bacteroidales bacterium, one DNA window encodes the following:
- a CDS encoding lactate racemase domain-containing protein, producing MIYCDTGSVPKSLSDSDLKLLLFKVLDQLGDRKRVLIVPPDFTRFHSYAGKLTSLVYEFYGRNVTDILPALGTHSPMTAGQIKIMFPGVPEELFRVHDWRNDVVTVGKVPGSYVAEITGGALSFEWPAQINRLIWEGGHDMILSVGQVVPHEVIGMANYNKNLFVGTGGSEGINKSHFLGAVYGMEKLMGIADNPVRRLLNYASEHFINSLPVVYIHTVIGRDETGCLAVKGLFIGNDHEVFTRAAELSVKVNFTTLDNPLKKVIVYLDPSEFKSTWLGNKSIYRTRMALADGGELIVLAPGVKEFGEDPEIDRLIRKYGYFGTPETLRKLKENNDLAGNLSAAAHLIHGSSEGRFSITYCPGHLSRREIESVNFKYAAYEEMSKRYNPAELKDGFNTMTDGEEIYYISNPALGLWAWKGRVSG from the coding sequence ATGATTTACTGTGATACCGGATCAGTGCCGAAAAGCTTATCTGACAGCGATCTGAAATTGCTGTTGTTTAAAGTTCTTGATCAGCTTGGCGACAGGAAAAGGGTACTTATTGTACCTCCTGATTTTACACGTTTTCATTCTTATGCCGGGAAACTTACCTCCCTGGTTTATGAGTTTTACGGCAGAAACGTCACAGACATACTGCCCGCCCTGGGTACCCATTCTCCTATGACGGCCGGTCAGATTAAAATCATGTTCCCCGGAGTGCCTGAAGAGCTCTTCAGGGTTCATGACTGGCGTAATGATGTGGTCACCGTGGGAAAGGTGCCTGGAAGCTACGTAGCTGAAATTACAGGCGGTGCCCTTTCATTCGAATGGCCGGCCCAGATAAACCGCCTTATATGGGAAGGCGGCCATGATATGATCCTTTCAGTGGGGCAGGTGGTGCCTCATGAAGTGATCGGAATGGCCAACTATAATAAGAATTTATTCGTCGGAACCGGCGGATCTGAAGGCATTAATAAAAGTCATTTCCTCGGAGCCGTTTATGGCATGGAAAAGTTAATGGGCATTGCCGACAATCCCGTTCGCAGGTTACTCAATTATGCATCGGAACACTTTATTAATAGCCTGCCTGTTGTATATATCCATACCGTAATTGGTCGCGATGAAACCGGCTGCCTTGCAGTAAAAGGACTTTTCATCGGCAATGATCATGAAGTATTCACCAGGGCTGCGGAACTTTCAGTTAAGGTAAACTTCACAACGCTTGACAATCCGCTCAAAAAAGTGATTGTATATCTTGATCCTTCTGAATTCAAAAGCACCTGGCTCGGCAACAAAAGTATTTACCGCACACGAATGGCACTGGCGGACGGAGGCGAGCTCATCGTACTTGCACCGGGCGTGAAAGAATTCGGCGAAGATCCTGAAATCGACCGGCTCATCAGAAAATACGGTTATTTTGGTACACCGGAAACCCTCAGGAAACTGAAAGAAAATAATGACCTTGCCGGCAACCTCAGTGCAGCGGCACACCTTATTCACGGAAGTTCTGAAGGCAGGTTTTCAATTACATATTGTCCCGGCCATCTGAGCCGTCGCGAAATAGAATCAGTAAATTTCAAATACGCCGCGTATGAAGAGATGAGCAAACGCTATAATCCGGCAGAACTGAAGGACGGATTTAACACAATGACTGACGGAGAGGAAATTTATTATATTTCGAATCCTGCACTGGGACTATGGGCTTGGAAGGGAAGGGTTTCCGGATAG
- a CDS encoding MFS transporter, whose product MTQTISKFRWTICSLLFFATTINYLDRQVLSLTWDEFIKPEFHWNESHYGTITSFFSIFYAVCMLFAGRFVEWMGTKRGFLWAIGVWSAGACLHAVCGQVTQANVGLHSAAELTTATGDMAVKIATVSMWCFLFARGILAFGEAGNFPAAIKTTAEYFPKKDRAFATSIFNAGASIGALFAPLSIPPLAKHFGWETAFILIGALGFIWMAFWVFLYDKPANSRHVNEYELRYIEQDRNEEPDNSKKEETRIPFFQTFSYRQTWAFAVGKFMTDGVWWFFLFWTPSYLNTQFGIKTSEGLGMALIFTLYAIVTILSIFGGKLPTIFINRSGQNPYAARMKAMLIFAFFPLFVLLAQPLGMKFADLGKNAAWIPVLLISLGCAAHQAWSANLFSTIGDMFPKGAIATVTGIGGMAGGIGSMILQKGAGNLFVYAGNTNMTFFGFQGKPAGYFIIFCICAFAYLIGWTFMKMLVPKMKIITVSL is encoded by the coding sequence ATGACACAAACCATCTCAAAATTCCGCTGGACGATTTGTTCCCTGTTGTTTTTTGCCACAACGATCAATTACCTTGACAGGCAGGTTTTGTCGCTTACATGGGATGAATTTATCAAACCTGAATTTCACTGGAACGAATCGCATTATGGCACCATCACCTCATTCTTTTCTATATTTTATGCGGTTTGTATGTTGTTTGCCGGGCGCTTTGTGGAGTGGATGGGAACAAAAAGGGGGTTTCTTTGGGCAATAGGGGTTTGGAGTGCCGGTGCCTGCCTTCATGCAGTGTGCGGACAGGTAACCCAGGCAAATGTCGGGCTGCACAGTGCAGCTGAACTCACAACTGCCACAGGTGACATGGCTGTTAAGATTGCTACGGTCAGCATGTGGTGCTTTTTATTTGCAAGAGGTATCCTGGCCTTCGGTGAGGCCGGTAATTTCCCGGCAGCCATTAAGACCACTGCCGAATACTTTCCGAAAAAAGACAGGGCTTTCGCCACATCTATTTTCAATGCCGGGGCTTCCATCGGGGCGCTGTTCGCCCCTTTATCCATTCCGCCCCTGGCAAAGCATTTCGGATGGGAGACTGCATTTATCCTCATCGGGGCCCTGGGATTCATCTGGATGGCCTTCTGGGTCTTTCTTTACGACAAACCTGCAAACAGCAGGCATGTAAATGAATATGAACTGAGATATATCGAGCAAGACAGGAATGAGGAACCGGATAACAGCAAAAAAGAAGAAACAAGGATACCGTTCTTTCAAACTTTCTCTTACAGGCAAACATGGGCTTTTGCTGTGGGCAAGTTCATGACCGACGGTGTATGGTGGTTTTTCCTGTTCTGGACCCCTTCTTACCTGAACACCCAGTTTGGTATCAAAACATCAGAAGGTCTCGGGATGGCGCTGATCTTCACATTATATGCCATTGTCACTATCCTTTCCATTTTCGGAGGGAAACTTCCTACAATCTTCATCAATCGCAGCGGTCAGAATCCCTATGCTGCAAGAATGAAAGCCATGCTTATATTTGCTTTCTTCCCGCTTTTTGTACTGCTGGCTCAACCACTGGGAATGAAGTTTGCCGACCTGGGAAAAAACGCCGCCTGGATTCCCGTGCTTCTTATTTCTCTTGGCTGTGCCGCTCACCAGGCATGGAGCGCCAATTTATTCTCCACCATCGGCGATATGTTTCCGAAGGGTGCTATTGCTACGGTAACAGGTATTGGCGGTATGGCGGGCGGAATTGGTTCGATGATCCTTCAGAAAGGTGCCGGTAACCTTTTTGTATATGCCGGTAATACCAATATGACGTTCTTCGGCTTCCAGGGAAAGCCTGCAGGT